One segment of Cryptococcus neoformans var. grubii H99 chromosome 2, complete sequence DNA contains the following:
- a CDS encoding D-xylose-proton symporter, translating into MSNGDRITQASSGHGYKQRSRYPLTAAMTEGKPVSQHVEGGTSEKPVIPPISNDDASSEGHPKKATGNALGRKESHKVDLISNTNAKLANPLGDLTDQEVMDNAAAFAAANNLPVEAFRKGGLVAKRPNAFEKMSILTEDDKAKLRREITHPYSQTKTLYNLVIACSVAAAVQGMDESVISGAQLFYPEQFGIGATNPDPRYANNHEWLEGLVNGAPYLCCAVLGCWLTAPLNKYFGRRGTIFITAFFSFITCIWSACMNNWWLLFIARFFLGLGIGPKSATVPVFAAECTPARIRGSLVMQWQVWTAFGIMLGYVADLIFYHVPDTPNITGLNWRLMLGSAGFPALIVMAQVFYLPESPRWLMAKGKYEKAYRSMLRLRGDEILAARDLYYIFVLLEEEAAIVRGRNLFWELFSVGRNRRAMIGSTIVMFGQQFCGVNAIVYYTASIFTSAGFSEISALLASFGFGLINALFAIPGMLTIDKFGRRPLLLVTFPIMSLLLLFTGFCFWIPDKEARVGCVALGIYLYCMAYSPGEGPVPFTYSAEVYPLYIREVGMSLATATTWLFNFIVSLTFPRLLTAFTPQGAFGWYAAWCALLFVLILFFLPESKGYTLEELDQVFSVPTGVHAKYQLWNIKWHFNHYILRSRAPFKPLYHFDDDEEPSSVQQEKHDGQVEHFA; encoded by the exons ATGTCCAATGGCGACCGCATCACCCAGGCCTCTTCAGGCCATGGGTACAAACAGAGATCCAGGTACCCTCTCACGGCAGCTATGACTGAAGGCAAGCCTGTCTCCCAGCATGTTGAAGGCGGGACTAGCGAGAAGCCTGTAATCCCTCCTATCTCAAACGACGACGCCTCTAGCGAGGGGCACCCTAAGAAGGCCACTGGGAACGCCTTGGGCCGCAAAGAGTCTCACAAAGTCGATCTCATTTCCAACACCAACGCCAAGCTGGCAAATCCTTTGGGTGATCTTACTGACCAAGAGGTCATGGACAATGCTGCTGCGTTTGCCGCCGCGAACAACCTTCCTGTGGAAGCTTTCCGCAAGGGTGGTCTTGTGGCCAAACGACCGAATGCTTTCGAGAAGATGTCAATCCTTACTGAGGACGATAAGGCAAAGCTCAGGCGCGAGATCACTCACCCGTATTCTCAGACCAAAACCCTGTACAACCTTGTCATCGCTTGTTCAgtcgctgctgctgtccaAGGTATGGATGAATCGGTCATTTCAGGTGCTCAGCTCTTCTACCCTGAGCAATTTGGTATTGGTGCTACCAATCCTGACCCCAGATATGCCAATAACCACGA ATGGCTTGAAG GTCTTGTCAACGGAGCTCCCTACTTATGCTGTGCTGTTCTTGGTTGTTGGCTTACTGCTCCTCTTAACAAATATTTCGGTCG ACGAGgtaccatcttcatcaccgcctttttctctttcattACTT GTATTTGGTCAGCGTGCATGAACAACTGGTGGTTGCTCTTCATTGCTCG ATTCTTCCTTGGTCTTGGTATCGGTCCCAAGTCTGCTACGGTCCCCGTGTTCGCTGCAGAATGTACTCCAGCGAGGATCCGTGGAAGTCTTGTCATGCAATG GCAAGTGTGGACTGCTTTTGGTATCATGCTTGGTTATGTCGCCGACTTGATCTTCTACCATGTACCTGACACGCCCAATATCACTGGTCTTAACTGGCGTCTTATGCTTGGATCTGCTGGTTTCCCTGCTCTTATCGTTATGGCACAAG TATTCTACCTTCCTGAATCTCCTCGATGGTTGATGGCCAAGGGCAAATATGAAAAGGCCTATAGGTCTATGCTCAGGCTCCGAGGTGACGAGATTTTGGCTGCCCGAGATCTGTACTACATTTTTGTGTtgcttgaagaggaagccgCTATTGTTCGAGGCCGAAACCTCTTCTGGGAGCTCTTCTCGGTCGGCCGTAACAGGCGTGCAATGATCGGCTCTACCATTGTCATGTTCGGGCAGCAATTCTGCGG TGTCAACGCCATTGTTTATTACACCgcctccatcttcacttCTGCCGGTTTCTCCGAGATCTCCGCCCTCCTTGCTTCTTTCGGCTTCGGTCTCATCAATGCCCTTTTCGCCATTCCCGGTATGCTTACCATTGATAAGTTTGGTCGTCGACCTCTTCTCTTGGTCACTTTCCCAATCatgtctcttcttttgctctTCACGGGTTTCTGTTTCTGGATCCCGGACAAGGAGGCTCGAGTCGGATGCGTCGCTTTGGGTATCTATCTTTATTGCATGGCCTATTCGCCCGGTGAAGGTCCTG TGCCGTTTACGTACTCTGCGGAGGTTTACCCACTCTACATCCGTGAAGTCGGCATGTCATTGGCTACCGCTACCACTTGGCTTTTCAATTTCATCGTGTCTTTGACTTTCCCGAGGCTACTCACTGCCTTTACTCCTCAGGGTGCTTTCGGATGGTA CGCTGCTTGGTGTGCTCTCTTGTTTGTTCTTATTttgttcttccttccc GAATCCAAAGGCTATACCTTGGAAGAGCTCGACCAGGTCTTCTCCGTTCCCACTGGTGTTCACGCCAAGTACCAGCTCTGGAACATCAAGTGGCACTTCAACCATTACATTCTTCGTTCCAGGGCGCCATTCAAGCCTCTCTATCATttcgatgacgatgaggaacCATCGAGCGTGCAACAGGAGAAGCATGATGGGCAAGTAGAACACTTTGCTTAG